The genome window CTGGATCGACCGTAGCCGAGTAGACATAGTGACCCGAGAGTTTTATGTAGATACTTTTCACCCAGTTAACAACATGTTTTCAACATGGTTTTGAATTCAAGCTGCTGATAAGGCGAATGTATGTATCTTACAAAGCGATGTTCAAttaaataacattgtttttCAAAGCACGTTCGATTGACATCAACACATTTGAATCCCATACATAACGAGAATTGTACATTATGCAGTATAATATTCGAATTCATTTTGTGTCTATTGGATCATCATCTTTGATTTCTTTAGAGGCAAATATACGATTTCATCACGAGGGAAATGTTCCCAGTTCATCGATGACCTTTGTTCTGTCCCATCAGCTGTCATGTATTTGCCATTGAGGTTAGCCATGAAGCAATCGTTGTACCACCAAGCACCATTGTAATTTGCGGCACATCCAATCCCTGGAGCCCAAACACTGACGTCTCGGTCGAAGGTGCAGAAAGCTAAACCGTCATGAATAGCCATCGCATTAACTGAATGACAAGAAGAACAGTAAACACTAATAAAATCTAGCATAGACATCTCAAGTGGACAGGGGAATATCAGCCATAGTTGAAGATTTTGACTTGTCAACTCGAGGCTTGACGAACTAAATATCGTTCAAGGGAGTTGAGATATCCCTAATCACCTGGctgacctacatgtatgttttattatttgtatctCATACTTTTATGATACAAATGTCGTCTACGATAGCCGATGCATGTGGTGATGACATCAAAGCATTATTTTTACACTAAACAGACTTTTCATTACACCAATGGAGTTAACATAAACTTCCATGGGCCTGTAATttggacagggatatccacaATCTATCAAGAGGGCTGGGCTTTTGCTGCCtacctgacagacccatgtttaaTTATGTTTCTTTCAACGTTAACCTTTGGTGAAATTCCAGTTCCAAATTTGGATAAATATTTTCATAGCGCTGTCATCACAGGGAAGTTGCAACGCATAAAGATTGATGACGTCAACGTCAATGGTTGCGGCATGAATCGATGACTTCATGTCATTGTCTAGTAGTTTGAACTGTCTTTTTTCTGGTAAAAGATAGAGTGATATTTGTCATGATAACCGAGGGATAACCCTTTCAAATATGGAAAATTCCATCTCAATCATAAACGAATAAAGTGTTATTTTGTCAACAATGTAAGTAATTTGCTTTAATACAATCACATTACATCATTGACCTCATAATTCCATAAATCGTAGTTTGGATTTCCAAAAAGTACTTAAAGATGCAGAATTTTGAAAATAGGAAAACTTAACTCGactgaaaaaatattaacaatggTATCTTTTTGAGTTCGATCTCGACAATTGTAACCTTGTAGAAATGGCGATCTGTCAATGTTTGCTGACTCTGTGATATTTagaattcagaaaaaaaatcaggacATCGTATTTACAGAATTCTGATATAATATACAACCAAAatgtgaccattatgacgtcactaaggTTGACGTAGACACGAAACCTGATCAACGTCAAAATGAATGTTCTGTCTTATGAATACAATAACCGGTGACAAACTCTAAAACAGAGACACCGAAACTGAATTACTCAACAGAGACGTTTCCAGAAAATCCACTTACAGAAAGTTTGTAGCTATTTGATTCGTTGGCCACCTGGAACACCCAGTATTGTGCATACCCATTTATCCCTGACCACGATTCTAGTTCAATACGCAGCGTCCGCGGGCTAGTCGTCAGAAGGTGAAGTTGATTATTGCCTTTTAATAagagataaattaatataacatTGCTATTGTATATAGCCTCTATATCATTTTACCAttaatattgcaaaatttaataataatactaataataatagATATCATAATGACGCCATCAccgtaattttcaaaattccGTTGACATGGATCTAGTCAATAATTATTTCCGAATTAGCCTTTCCGAATTAGCCTGTGACAGAAAAAAATTACACTTTCGCCTGATAATCCGTGTTAACAACTCTGGACAAGTGAACAGCCCTCATAgagatacatatataatgtacggttgtgtacaatgtacaactGCACATACAACTTTATATTCTGTTAATGAACATATCAAAGAAACTTACAATTTAACAACATTAAATGAGTTTAAATCGTCTGAAAATGCTCTactatgtttattttgtattatcaaaaacaggatgtTTAGAAAGTAAACAATATATCATCGAAAATTCAAGTTGTGATTTAATACAGACCCAATCGGCACCTTTATCCTAAACCTGGGTAAACATATCGACAGCCATAACGTTTTATAATGGATAACCCACAATTTACATCCGTACATTTTTAAACGATTTCTTTTAACAAAAAGTACAATAAATATCGGTACTTTCAGCATCATTTTGAACTCAATCATGCAATACATGACGTAACAAATAATATACCCAAATGAACAACATGTTCAGTATCAATATCGTCGGACTTACACGTTATGGTTGAATTGACTTGTTGGACTTACCAATCCAAAAATCCCCCGATATGTCTCCAAAACCATTTTTATACTCTAACCAATTCCGATAGAAGTCAACATTCCCATGTTCTCTTCGTTGAATTATCTAAATATTGACAGATACAATACAGCATGGTTATATAGAACATCTGGACCGGCTAATTCACTTCGTTATAATTATAGTTCGTTATACATGTTTAACAAACATCTTAAAAAAGACTTGACGGGGAATTACAATTACTACGTTATAACCATAAATTTAATGTAAGCATGTTCGTTATATATGTAATTTGCTATAAGCAAAAGTGCATCCAACAGGTGATTGgttgaatgttttattttgaaatttaaacctTAATCAGAGATAAAAGCAACAAAGCGATCATCAAAATATGTACGTGTGTTTGTCAGTATTTAAAAATTCTTACGCCAAAGAGTATTCAGCTACCCTCATTATCCACACACGTACTTATACACAATGTACACTTTAAAATTAAGTGTTTGGGAAATAACAAAACTGTCTATCATGTTTGTTTAaagattgaatcttgctttggtcgatttcatgggatGATGAATTGAGTTACTCTTGAAATAAATTGAATGAACTGCAAAGCaattcatgttgaatttgtttcaagagcaactcaatgCATCACCCCATGGAgcagttcattcaatttgtttcaagagcaattCAAtccatcaccccatgaaatcgaccaattGTGAGTTTCTGGGCTTGTGAAAGTCTACAACGAGAGACGTAAGAAAATAGTGCGACATTAGAATGcaactaattaaaaataaatggcccaaatattacaatttgtcatacatttatttagaaacaactttattatcaatgttatacaaataaaacttaaaacatttacaataaattttgaAGTAGTTGCACTGATGGGCCGCCGAAGATGCGAAAGGATAATGTCTTGACTATGTGATACGGTTGTCTCCTGCTTCGATATAAAATGAGTCACCGTAACGTGATGGGAACGGAAAGGTTCCAGCGGTTTATGTTGCCTTTATCCTTGATACAGGTTAAACAACTGATTAAAGGTAAACCAACACTCATTGACTTTTATATGGTATTTCTAATCGCCGTTTAGGCATcataatttgtttgtaactGAAACGTTCTAACGTAGTTTCGACACACgtcacacagggacatggcacaatttattttttcttcggtAGGCAATGTTGCTGACTCGAACGATACACAAGAGCCAGTAAAACGAGAGTTCataaaaagtgtttttaaaatTGTCTTAATCTGTCCGTTTAGATATATGCCTAGGCCTACATGTACGCCTACTTAGGCAGAACTgggtctagataaaatattttcttgccCGAAAACAGATGTTAAAATACTCAAGTTCATACCCAAGTTCATAAGCAAATGAAACCGGTATTCTAAGTAGTTTTATTGAGTCTAActtcagtgaaaattgaaatataccGAAATAAATCTCTTTTCTATTTATCAATGACTTTGACGTACTTTTATTGTATTAATGTTTTCATATaacacaataaaaaacaaaagatCAAATCAAGAACCCTTCACATAGTAAAGGTTTAATTATCAAATTTCTATAAAAGGTCTTGCTCTATAGGATTCAAATCGGAATACGGACAATATGTCGACTATCCttattattagtttttattgttaatttatttgtttacagaAGGATCTAAATATACGTACAATCCATGGAGCTTCGTCCGGGTCTGTGgtgttttcatagaaaaaaaagttctaaaattaatatttgaatgtATTTTAAGCAATTTCACAATGTTTAATGTTATCAGTAAGTTAATTGTGACTTCTATAGATATGTTTCATATAAACATGCATAAGACATAAAATCAACAATTTCCACAGTCATATATTCTGTGATGCAACTGATGTTTGCAATGtatcagacatttttttttgttctttgaaatattttgactgcttaattcatcaaatattatggtttttaataaatcaGTGAAGAAAAGattgtaagtaaatatattctcccagttatggcacatataacattttataatactatatgaaaattataaataccAAAGTGTGAGATAAGTAAAGATATTTACGGTGAATCTTGGAGAATAGCACACTCGAATCTGACACATTGGTGGCAATTCCTCCAAGCAATAATTTATCGTAGTTGACACATCTCTCTTCGAGTTTCGTGTACGAGAACGACAAGCACTCCTTTTCCTCATGACATTTCATTGCAAACATTAGACGATTTCGTACTCCGTGTCGAGACGTTTTTTCTTCTAATCCTAAATGTGTCGGTTCTACGCCGAATACTCTTCGGACCTTGCTCATTTGACTTGTTTCTTTTGTAGCAGAAACATTCATAGTTGTAAAAAGCAGAATAACGTACtctaatttcatttcattagatactacaaatgcaatttttcaaaaactaaaataattaGTAGGTCATACAATGCAGATAGCGTTCCATACCTTCAGTCTAATTAAATAGGACTAATGAAATATTACGCTACTTAAATTCTTATATATCATAAGTTTATCGTATGCTGCTTGGAGAACGCTCATTGGCTGTACACATATCAGCCAATCGACTTTCTGGTAATTCCTTATGACTCAGGAATCATCATGTTTCTAGCATCAAAgcttgaaaatatatttacatttaaaaaaatatcagaattaAACATTAAAGCATTTCATTTATAAACAGGGTATTATAATCGAGACgatatttatatacatcatACACATCATATTATTGGCTTCGTTATCTATCTAATAGGATACAAACCATGTGATATCCAGGTATCTTGGGAAATAAAGCAGTGTGGAATATAGATTTAGTAGCAGAGCGATGGGTACTCAAACCCTCTTTCAATTAATCTATGCAAAATTGGAAAGAAATTGGAACCCTTTTTGTTGATCGGCAtaatatacaataacataaatCTGTTTATTAGTCGTCTGCTCACAATCTACATGTACTATTGGCGACTACAAGTAGTTCCATTAAAGCCTTGGTTATCATTTACAGaaaaatcatacatatataGCAATATTAATCGGGtttgaagataaaaaaaatatgaaataaacggttattttacattatatcaGACAATTGACTTTCTGGTAATCTTAATGACTCAGCAATCTATTTCTTTATAGCAACACGTTTGAAAACATGTAGA of Argopecten irradians isolate NY chromosome 7, Ai_NY, whole genome shotgun sequence contains these proteins:
- the LOC138327257 gene encoding ficolin-2-like, whose protein sequence is MNVSATKETSQMSKVRRVFGVEPTHLGLEEKTSRHGVRNRLMFAMKCHEEKECLSFSYTKLEERCVNYDKLLLGGIATNVSDSSVLFSKIHLNAMAIHDGLAFCTFDRDVSVWAPGIGCAANYNGAWWYNDCFMANLNGKYMTADGTEQRSSMNWEHFPRDEIVYLPLKKSKMMIQ